The Microbacterium maritypicum genome contains a region encoding:
- a CDS encoding DUF4031 domain-containing protein: MTVLVDDPLWPAHGRLWAHLVSDESLDELHAFARANGIAPRAFDLDHYDVPEEIIPRLVAAGAQHVKGKELVRRLIASGLRVRSRDRR; encoded by the coding sequence GTGACCGTACTCGTCGACGACCCGCTCTGGCCCGCCCACGGACGCCTGTGGGCACACCTGGTCAGCGACGAGAGCCTCGATGAGCTGCACGCGTTCGCGCGGGCGAACGGCATCGCTCCGCGCGCGTTCGACCTCGACCACTACGACGTGCCGGAGGAGATCATCCCCCGGCTCGTCGCCGCCGGCGCTCAGCATGTGAAAGGCAAAGAGTTGGTGCGTCGCCTGATCGCCTCAGGACTCCGAGTCCGCAGCCGCGACCGGCGCTGA